The following proteins are encoded in a genomic region of Synechococcus sp. CBW1002:
- a CDS encoding DUF2232 domain-containing protein, with product METAYLAAATALLWMALYYLPVGSPLFRLALPLPLALLQLRHGWRCASEGVVVTALLLVALMGPIRGPLVLFPYGLLALWLGWGWRRQASWWLTWSVGALIGAAGFLVRVVVLSVLVGENLWVVITTAAAGLLERIGGLLGMGAGFELLQVQLAALLLVLIQNVIVVLALHAVAYWIFPRLQSPIGEPPEALRALVALDPL from the coding sequence ATGGAGACCGCCTACCTGGCCGCCGCCACGGCGCTGCTGTGGATGGCGCTGTATTACCTGCCGGTAGGCAGTCCCCTCTTCCGCCTCGCCCTGCCCCTGCCGCTGGCCCTGCTGCAGCTTCGCCATGGTTGGCGTTGCGCCAGCGAGGGCGTGGTGGTCACGGCGTTGCTGCTGGTGGCCCTGATGGGCCCGATCCGGGGCCCCCTGGTGCTGTTTCCCTATGGCCTGCTGGCCCTCTGGCTGGGCTGGGGCTGGCGGCGCCAGGCCAGCTGGTGGCTCACCTGGTCGGTGGGTGCGTTGATCGGCGCGGCCGGCTTCCTGGTGCGCGTGGTGGTGCTCTCGGTGCTGGTGGGGGAAAACCTCTGGGTCGTGATCACCACCGCCGCCGCCGGCCTGTTGGAGCGAATCGGCGGCCTCCTGGGCATGGGGGCGGGCTTCGAGCTGCTGCAGGTCCAGCTGGCCGCCCTCCTGCTGGTGCTGATCCAGAACGTGATCGTGGTTCTGGCCCTGCATGCGGTGGCCTACTGGATCTTTCCACGGCTGCAGTCGCCGATCGGCGA